One segment of Clostridium ljungdahlii DSM 13528 DNA contains the following:
- the fliM gene encoding flagellar motor switch protein FliM, with protein MADVLSQNEIDDLLAALSAGELTPDEVPKEEEKQKVKPYDFRSPQKFSKDHIRTLELIHDNYARIISNYLTAQVRTNVKVKVESVQQITYEEFIHSVPNPTVLTIFKMPPLSGSVLFEVNPQFVFQIIDLLLGGNGKGKYKVKEFTDIDKNIIKVVNAGLISNLKLAWEDVMPIETEVEGLETNPALNQTLAPNDPVALITFSVEMGNSSTFINICIPYLSIEKVLDKLVVQYWFQDSDEDILNESREKLRNRLDIVDVELTAILGTVDVTVQEFLNLNVGDVLTLKEKTTSPVKLMVEDKVYYYGKPGVIDKNMGVEILDILDKDVENYE; from the coding sequence ATGGCAGATGTATTATCACAGAATGAAATAGATGACCTTTTAGCTGCCTTATCTGCTGGAGAACTTACTCCAGATGAAGTACCCAAAGAAGAGGAAAAGCAGAAAGTAAAGCCTTACGATTTTAGAAGTCCCCAGAAGTTTTCTAAAGATCATATAAGGACTCTTGAACTTATTCATGACAATTATGCTAGAATAATTTCAAATTATTTAACTGCGCAGGTTAGAACTAATGTAAAAGTAAAAGTGGAATCTGTTCAGCAAATAACTTATGAGGAGTTTATTCATTCTGTACCTAATCCTACTGTTTTAACTATATTTAAAATGCCGCCGTTAAGCGGATCTGTTTTGTTTGAAGTAAATCCTCAATTTGTATTTCAAATTATAGATTTGCTCTTGGGGGGAAATGGTAAAGGAAAATACAAAGTTAAGGAATTTACTGATATAGATAAAAATATTATAAAGGTTGTAAATGCAGGGCTTATATCAAATTTGAAATTGGCCTGGGAAGATGTAATGCCTATAGAAACAGAAGTGGAGGGGCTTGAGACAAATCCTGCACTAAACCAGACACTTGCACCTAATGATCCTGTTGCACTTATAACTTTTTCAGTGGAGATGGGAAACAGCAGTACTTTTATAAACATATGCATTCCTTATTTGAGTATAGAAAAGGTACTTGATAAATTAGTAGTTCAATACTGGTTTCAGGACAGTGATGAAGATATATTGAATGAGTCCAGAGAGAAGCTTAGAAATAGGTTAGATATAGTTGATGTAGAACTCACTGCCATACTTGGAACTGTAGATGTTACGGTACAAGAATTTTTGAACCTTAATGTGGGAGACGTATTGACCCTAAAGGAAAAAACTACAAGCCCTGTGAAACTAATGGTGGAAGATAAGGTGTATTATTATGGAAAGCCTGGTGTAATAGATAAGAACATGGGCGTTGAGATATTAGATATTTTAGATAAGGATGTGGAAAATTATGAGTAA
- the fliY gene encoding flagellar motor switch phosphatase FliY: MSNGFLSQEEIDALLNGGESTPDPPSETNSQDDPQLPDIEKDLLGEIGNISMGSASTALSTIINQQVNITTPVVVVTTLKELKNEFEVPNVALEVKYTEGIIGENLLVMKITDAAVIASLMMGGDGKIDPDIKELGEIEISAVSEAMNQMIGSAATSMATMLMREVNISPPVSKVWNDITKPLTEGISEDEAVVKVSFSLKIGELVDSSIMQVLPIATAKKVVSIMMGQEETAPAESAPSAPENDSTSTEPELEPQPESQPPIQQSQPAPAQSQMEQRTPVYEKPIETNVNKQPVEVSRASFQPLSGSQDTEVVPKNIDLILDVPLEISVVLGRTKKNIKDILNLGTGSLIELDKLAEEPVEILVNGKKVAYGEVVVIDENFGVRITGIVSNEEKIRSLGR; this comes from the coding sequence ATGAGTAATGGATTTCTTTCACAGGAAGAGATAGATGCACTTTTAAATGGAGGAGAAAGTACGCCGGATCCACCATCAGAAACAAATTCTCAAGATGACCCACAGTTGCCAGATATAGAGAAAGATTTACTTGGAGAAATAGGAAATATATCTATGGGATCTGCCTCTACAGCACTTTCTACAATAATAAACCAGCAGGTAAATATAACTACACCAGTGGTAGTTGTAACTACTCTTAAAGAGTTGAAAAATGAATTTGAAGTTCCAAATGTTGCTTTGGAAGTTAAATATACAGAAGGTATAATAGGAGAAAACTTACTGGTAATGAAGATTACAGATGCGGCTGTAATTGCAAGTCTTATGATGGGCGGAGACGGTAAAATAGATCCAGATATTAAAGAATTAGGCGAGATAGAAATAAGTGCAGTATCTGAGGCTATGAACCAGATGATAGGGTCGGCTGCTACATCTATGGCTACTATGCTAATGAGGGAGGTAAATATATCCCCTCCTGTGTCTAAAGTATGGAATGATATTACAAAACCTCTTACTGAAGGAATAAGTGAAGATGAGGCGGTTGTAAAAGTATCATTTTCCCTTAAAATAGGGGAACTAGTAGATAGTAGTATAATGCAGGTATTACCTATAGCTACAGCTAAAAAAGTAGTTTCTATAATGATGGGTCAGGAAGAAACTGCACCAGCGGAGTCAGCTCCTAGTGCACCTGAAAATGATAGTACTAGTACTGAACCTGAACTTGAGCCTCAACCTGAGTCTCAACCACCTATACAGCAGTCTCAGCCAGCACCAGCACAGTCTCAAATGGAGCAAAGGACACCGGTGTACGAGAAACCTATAGAAACAAATGTAAACAAGCAACCTGTAGAAGTCAGCCGGGCATCTTTTCAGCCACTTAGTGGATCGCAGGATACAGAAGTTGTCCCTAAAAATATAGATCTTATATTGGATGTACCTCTTGAAATATCAGTGGTACTTGGAAGAACAAAAAAGAACATTAAAGATATATTGAATTTAGGGACGGGTTCTCTTATAGAATTAGATAAATTGGCAGAGGAACCTGTGGAGATACTGGTAAATGGTAAGAAAGTAGCTTATGGAGAAGTGGTAGTAATAGATGAAAACTTTGGAGTTAGAATAACGGGAATTGTGAGCAATGAGGAAAAAATTAGATCTTTAGGAAGATAA
- the flgM gene encoding flagellar biosynthesis anti-sigma factor FlgM: MKINGINSSKLVSFYNRSKVEKSLKSESNSKDSIHISSIGKSLSPYSLDDKFVNSKERVESIKKAVANGTYKVDSKLVAQKIIDNIKGKV; the protein is encoded by the coding sequence ATGAAAATAAATGGGATCAATTCCAGTAAGCTGGTGAGCTTTTATAATAGGAGCAAAGTAGAGAAAAGTTTAAAGAGTGAATCAAACAGCAAGGATTCCATTCACATATCATCTATAGGAAAAAGTCTCAGCCCTTATTCCTTAGATGATAAATTTGTAAATTCTAAAGAGAGAGTAGAAAGCATAAAAAAGGCTGTAGCAAATGGAACTTATAAAGTAGATTCTAAGCTCGTGGCGCAAAAAATTATAGATAATATAAAGGGTAAGGTATAA
- the flgN gene encoding flagellar export chaperone FlgN — MELQLSEIMLEEYEMLKSLYEALIEQNKYLVERQVFLLDKIVKVIEERSRNVARLEVERRKITGDRPMREIIKESEDKKLEKVYLDIVNLLGKMKFQKDTNEALVKQWLGFANQMLRALNPNKQSKTYNAFGRSR; from the coding sequence TTGGAACTGCAGCTGTCTGAGATTATGTTAGAAGAATATGAAATGCTTAAATCACTTTATGAAGCTTTAATTGAACAAAATAAATATCTTGTGGAAAGACAGGTGTTTTTACTAGATAAAATAGTTAAGGTCATAGAAGAAAGAAGTAGAAACGTAGCAAGGCTCGAAGTTGAAAGAAGAAAAATAACTGGTGACAGACCTATGAGAGAGATTATAAAAGAATCAGAAGATAAAAAATTAGAAAAAGTATATTTAGATATAGTTAACTTGCTTGGAAAGATGAAATTTCAGAAAGATACAAATGAAGCCCTTGTAAAACAATGGCTTGGCTTTGCAAATCAAATGCTGAGGGCGTTGAACCCAAATAAGCAATCAAAAACCTATAATGCTTTTGGAAGAAGCAGGTAA
- the flgK gene encoding flagellar hook-associated protein FlgK yields MPGLFSIFNTAKSGLFAQQTAINVTSHNIANANTDGYSRQRADMETTTPYTLPSVDGAAGAGQLGTGVTVDSIERIRDSFLDYQIRVEKGANGQYKARDKYLSQVEKVLGTDVESSGTGISSLIQKFFSSWQSLSTSSQNVSTVKEQAYQLTNELNHTYSQVSNIKTNTNTEIKNVVVNVNNILGKISNLNQQIKDTKATGQNPNDLLDSRDLLLDQLSSEFGINITDKDSDGIDVTTSNSASVEGDNGSAPLLDGKPLNIVQSDNPDDTNVASFSYITNITAVADSNGNVTKDSNGNTVYKVDYYKKGDTLTDANKVSIYVGMTSDQEKELDENRVLWADADGVAYKVTGGQDPSGKAATVVDGEKLDGTSVDPISFSELAIFRPPTGELKGYTSVQKNIDDYQDELNNFAKGLALSVNAIISQSSTWVADNVTDGSAEGGINNFFVNADQKDSSKYSAVDENNITAANITVNVAIMNDPSKIKVDTKYDSKGNSLSTSTDGNRAVAVAQLANSLMNIGGITSDSSRSDLLKNIFKSDSTINNVYSVGKVDGGSTLDNYFNDLVNKVGNHEQEAKQTLDTQSVQLQSYTQSREANSGVSIDEEMTNLIQFQHCYQANAKMISTVDELLDVVINQLKK; encoded by the coding sequence ATGCCTGGGTTATTTTCAATATTTAATACGGCAAAAAGTGGGCTTTTTGCACAACAAACCGCTATAAATGTAACATCTCACAATATAGCAAATGCTAATACAGATGGATATTCAAGGCAGAGGGCAGATATGGAAACCACAACACCCTATACTTTGCCAAGTGTGGATGGTGCAGCTGGTGCAGGACAGCTTGGTACGGGAGTAACTGTAGACTCTATTGAGAGAATAAGAGACAGTTTTTTGGACTATCAAATAAGAGTAGAAAAAGGAGCTAATGGACAATATAAAGCCCGTGATAAATACTTAAGTCAGGTAGAAAAAGTACTGGGAACAGATGTTGAGTCATCAGGTACAGGAATATCTTCACTTATACAGAAATTTTTTAGTTCCTGGCAGTCACTGTCTACATCTTCTCAAAATGTAAGTACGGTAAAAGAGCAGGCCTATCAACTTACTAATGAATTAAACCATACTTATTCACAAGTTTCAAATATTAAAACTAATACTAATACAGAAATAAAAAATGTGGTAGTAAATGTAAACAATATATTAGGCAAGATATCTAATTTGAACCAACAGATAAAGGATACAAAAGCGACAGGGCAAAATCCAAATGATCTTTTAGATAGCAGAGATTTACTTTTGGATCAGTTAAGCAGCGAATTTGGAATAAATATTACTGATAAAGACAGTGATGGAATTGATGTAACTACCTCAAATAGTGCTTCCGTCGAAGGGGATAATGGATCTGCACCATTACTAGATGGGAAACCACTTAATATAGTTCAATCTGATAATCCAGATGATACAAATGTAGCGTCATTTTCCTATATAACCAATATAACAGCTGTAGCTGATTCTAATGGTAATGTTACAAAAGATAGTAATGGAAATACTGTATATAAAGTAGATTATTATAAAAAAGGAGATACCCTCACGGATGCCAATAAAGTAAGCATATATGTAGGTATGACATCAGATCAGGAAAAAGAGTTGGATGAAAACAGAGTACTTTGGGCAGATGCAGATGGGGTTGCCTATAAGGTTACAGGAGGACAGGATCCATCAGGTAAAGCAGCAACAGTTGTTGATGGAGAAAAATTAGATGGCACTTCTGTAGATCCCATAAGCTTTAGTGAACTTGCTATTTTTAGGCCTCCAACAGGTGAACTCAAAGGTTATACATCAGTACAAAAGAATATAGATGATTATCAAGATGAACTCAATAATTTTGCAAAAGGATTGGCACTTTCTGTAAATGCAATAATAAGCCAGAGTAGTACTTGGGTAGCAGATAATGTTACGGATGGTTCTGCAGAAGGTGGGATAAATAATTTCTTTGTAAATGCAGATCAAAAAGATTCATCTAAATATTCAGCAGTAGATGAAAATAATATAACAGCAGCCAATATAACAGTGAATGTGGCAATAATGAATGATCCATCTAAAATAAAAGTAGATACCAAATATGATTCAAAAGGAAATTCATTGAGCACTAGCACTGATGGCAATAGAGCAGTAGCTGTAGCACAGCTTGCCAATAGTCTTATGAATATTGGAGGAATAACAAGTGATAGTAGTAGAAGTGATTTATTAAAGAATATATTTAAGTCAGATAGCACAATAAACAATGTATATTCTGTAGGAAAAGTGGATGGAGGGTCTACTTTAGATAATTATTTTAATGACCTGGTAAATAAAGTAGGTAATCATGAACAGGAAGCTAAACAAACGCTGGACACTCAATCTGTTCAGCTTCAAAGCTATACTCAATCTAGAGAGGCGAATTCTGGAGTATCGATTGATGAAGAAATGACAAATCTCATTCAATTTCAGCACTGTTATCAGGCAAATGCAAAGATGATATCTACAGTAGATGAACTTTTGGACGTAGTTATAAATCAACTTAAAAAATAG
- the flgL gene encoding flagellar hook-associated protein FlgL, with protein MRITNKTLSDNFLADMQRNLENLSKVQQQVSSTKNFSKPSDDPINVERAMQLQSSVNYTTQYGSNIKTANTWMETTDTTLGQIGTVLSNIRNNLEQAGGVYTQDEKDKINDAVSQEVQQVATLLNTNFQGEYIFGGTAGLSKPITTTTDANGIVSLQYADKDGNAVQFLPSVESSGFDKGNWEGKSITFTVDGKDYKVNLNSSYSGIDDVVKDLNNKIQGNNVTPTPANPPTAADPGVRDKINVVKTDDGNIKIVAINSSDTITLKDSDVSDLSSAKGKQLSNMTMENIGADKNIEISQGVVLSYNATASDMMQYGNNYNTTSGDSINALVNRIQHHLAGQVLNDAAAGDPGAINIPNSDGTPHYYVWKTDEDAAKKELIGQDLTDIDAASKNVLAIRSKIGAKEQRMSDLSTQNGSSITDLKEVLSKTEDIDITQKTIEYYTSITVYQACLQTGGKVIQPTLLDYIK; from the coding sequence TTGAGAATAACAAATAAAACATTATCGGACAATTTTTTAGCAGATATGCAGAGAAATCTTGAAAATTTAAGTAAAGTTCAGCAGCAGGTATCTTCTACGAAGAATTTTTCGAAGCCTTCTGATGATCCAATAAATGTTGAAAGAGCTATGCAGCTTCAAAGTTCTGTTAATTATACCACTCAGTATGGTTCAAATATAAAAACTGCAAATACATGGATGGAAACAACAGATACCACTTTAGGGCAAATAGGAACTGTACTTAGTAATATAAGAAACAATTTAGAGCAAGCAGGTGGAGTTTATACACAAGATGAAAAAGATAAAATTAATGACGCAGTAAGTCAGGAAGTACAGCAGGTTGCCACATTATTAAACACAAACTTTCAAGGAGAATATATATTTGGGGGAACTGCAGGACTTTCAAAACCAATAACTACAACTACTGATGCTAATGGAATTGTTTCATTACAGTATGCTGATAAGGATGGAAATGCTGTACAGTTTCTTCCAAGTGTAGAGTCTAGTGGATTTGATAAAGGTAATTGGGAGGGCAAAAGTATAACTTTTACTGTTGATGGAAAGGATTATAAAGTAAACTTAAACTCTTCCTATTCAGGAATAGATGATGTGGTTAAAGATTTAAATAACAAAATACAAGGTAATAATGTTACGCCAACTCCAGCTAATCCACCTACTGCAGCTGACCCTGGAGTTAGGGATAAAATTAACGTAGTAAAGACAGATGATGGCAATATAAAAATTGTGGCTATAAATAGCAGTGATACTATAACATTGAAAGATTCAGATGTATCTGACTTATCGTCTGCAAAGGGAAAACAACTTTCTAACATGACTATGGAAAACATAGGAGCAGATAAAAACATAGAAATTTCTCAGGGAGTAGTACTATCCTATAATGCAACAGCATCAGATATGATGCAGTATGGAAACAATTATAATACAACTTCAGGGGATAGCATAAATGCACTTGTAAATAGGATACAACATCATTTAGCAGGGCAAGTTTTAAATGATGCAGCAGCCGGTGATCCAGGTGCAATAAATATACCAAATTCAGATGGAACACCCCATTATTATGTATGGAAAACTGATGAAGATGCAGCAAAAAAGGAGCTAATAGGGCAGGATCTTACAGATATAGATGCAGCCTCAAAGAATGTACTTGCGATTCGCTCAAAGATTGGTGCAAAAGAACAGAGAATGAGTGACTTAAGTACTCAAAATGGATCTTCAATAACAGACTTAAAAGAGGTACTTTCAAAAACAGAAGATATAGATATTACCCAGAAGACCATAGAATATTATACATCTATTACAGTTTATCAGGCGTGTTTACAAACTGGTGGTAAAGTAATACAACCTACGCTTTTGGATTATATTAAGTAA
- the fliW gene encoding flagellar assembly protein FliW, with translation MELNTKYHGVLSYEEEDIIIFEKGIPGFEHLKKFILVPAEENNLFYILHSIEDLNIGIVVVSPFNVVKNYEFDLNDDKASELNVKSQNDIIVVNTVHLNSKLENITVNLKAPIVINKNENIGEQLILDRVDYPIKYPLFKGEF, from the coding sequence ATGGAACTGAATACAAAATATCATGGAGTACTAAGTTATGAAGAAGAAGATATAATAATATTCGAAAAAGGAATTCCTGGTTTTGAACATTTGAAAAAATTTATATTGGTTCCGGCAGAGGAAAATAATTTATTTTATATACTTCATTCTATTGAAGATTTAAATATTGGAATTGTGGTGGTTTCACCTTTTAATGTAGTGAAAAATTATGAATTTGACTTAAATGATGACAAAGCATCTGAACTTAATGTAAAGAGTCAAAATGACATTATTGTGGTAAATACAGTTCATTTGAATTCTAAACTAGAAAATATAACAGTTAATTTGAAAGCTCCCATAGTGATAAATAAGAATGAAAATATTGGGGAACAATTAATATTGGATAGAGTTGATTATCCAATAAAATACCCACTTTTTAAGGGGGAGTTTTAA
- the csrA gene encoding carbon storage regulator CsrA, translating to MLVISRKKGESLRIGEDIEITVVKIDDGSVKLSISAPRNVTILRKELYKEVVEENKNAIVSDISILKKLKK from the coding sequence TTGTTAGTTATAAGCAGGAAAAAGGGAGAGTCCCTTCGTATAGGAGAAGATATAGAAATTACTGTTGTAAAAATAGATGATGGAAGTGTCAAGCTTTCTATATCTGCCCCTAGAAATGTAACAATACTTAGAAAAGAACTTTATAAGGAAGTAGTAGAAGAAAATAAAAATGCGATAGTTTCAGATATAAGTATTTTAAAAAAATTGAAAAAATAA
- a CDS encoding flagellar protein FlaG gives MEVKDIGQGRQLSLDFNTSNNVLETQQSTDVIDKTTDKSSSEKKLTEKDVKKAVDKLNKLLEDKATHLKYEVCGKFNDITVQIIDDKTNKVIKEIPPKKIIEMVDKLCELAGVFLDKKV, from the coding sequence ATGGAAGTTAAAGATATAGGTCAAGGAAGACAGCTATCTTTAGATTTTAATACATCTAATAACGTTTTAGAGACTCAGCAAAGTACAGATGTAATTGATAAAACTACTGATAAAAGTTCAAGTGAAAAAAAGTTGACTGAAAAAGATGTGAAAAAAGCTGTAGATAAATTAAACAAACTGCTTGAGGACAAAGCTACCCACTTAAAATATGAAGTATGTGGCAAATTTAATGATATTACGGTACAAATAATAGATGATAAAACTAATAAGGTTATAAAAGAAATACCACCTAAAAAGATAATAGAAATGGTAGATAAACTTTGTGAATTGGCGGGAGTTTTTTTGGACAAAAAAGTTTAA
- the fliS gene encoding flagellar export chaperone FliS, whose product MYAGNAYKTYKTNSVNYASKEQLLLMLVDGAVKFSKIGRQAIVDKDIKKAHENIIKAENIFNELIISLDVSKAGKWGQSLMSLYDFIVRRLIDANMKKDVKVIDEVIPLIEDVRNTWEEAYKISKGNK is encoded by the coding sequence ATGTATGCAGGTAACGCTTATAAAACCTATAAAACTAATAGCGTAAATTATGCCTCAAAGGAACAGCTCCTTTTGATGCTGGTAGATGGTGCAGTTAAGTTTTCCAAGATAGGAAGACAAGCGATAGTTGACAAAGATATAAAAAAAGCTCATGAAAACATAATTAAGGCTGAAAATATATTTAATGAACTTATAATATCTTTGGATGTTTCCAAGGCAGGAAAATGGGGACAATCTCTTATGAGCTTATATGATTTTATAGTAAGAAGACTTATTGATGCAAATATGAAAAAAGATGTAAAAGTAATAGATGAGGTGATTCCACTAATAGAGGATGTCAGAAATACTTGGGAAGAGGCTTATAAGATTTCTAAAGGTAATAAATAA
- the fliD gene encoding flagellar filament capping protein FliD, with amino-acid sequence MSDSVSSMPTGATGAGGGSMLRITGLNTGLDVDSIVKKMLKGDQAKLDKVKQSQQLIQWRQDAYKTIISDIQDLQKSFFDVSDSADYLLNQDNYSNMNAVSDAAGLVSATAQTGAAAGTYKISVADVAKNAVIGGSSSLNSQVKITDISSWGGSGKSISFGIEGVANPVTLDLSGFTGTTGASLVSYINQKIAADPSLTGKMSTSYVEDGSNKYIKFTPLDNDSNIGIVNDTANGHPTNITDMDGLVNKQLVSASTSTKLTDLGSGLDGKIALNLNYNGKEVSVQVDNSSSGKNGSATVGDLITAISSATGGAVTGKFDDTTGNFTLQTTATGSISSLKIEDYLSTHGQAGDTSSETTPGLLGALGMPADALGKSYQGSDAEVTVTGIDGHSTTMTESSNSFTVNGINYNVIGKTTDPVSISVTSDTTKIYDKISNFIDKYNKVMDEIQTKLTEKSDNDYPPLTDAKKSAMNSDDIKNYEAKAKQGILRNDEDLTNLMYSLRSAFSNVVQDGNGNSAASVAFGQYGTNAIGIDLSNDPEQPNKLVIADSSKLRDAIANHGDQVLKLFAGTYNSALNNRYNIAGNDLSAWKGAGKTINLQSSSGNVAIDMSGFTSDSLNDLETYINNKINATSLKGMASVSTSVDASGTKHIKFTTSSDISMSATGISDLPTSSTKMLSDKDAEFNQSGIFSRVKGIFEDNVGTLGTSLNNATLTKFANYQDDFSLYGGIGSTLPDQIYQKQQQIKDLTDQMTNDEKKYYDQFTRLEVVMQQLNSQQSALSMYTSG; translated from the coding sequence ATGTCAGATAGTGTAAGTAGTATGCCTACAGGTGCAACTGGTGCTGGCGGTGGAAGTATGCTTAGAATTACCGGATTAAATACGGGTCTCGATGTAGATTCCATAGTAAAAAAGATGCTTAAAGGTGATCAGGCAAAACTAGATAAAGTTAAGCAGTCCCAGCAGCTGATTCAGTGGAGGCAGGACGCTTATAAGACTATAATAAGTGATATACAGGATCTACAAAAATCTTTTTTTGATGTGAGTGATTCGGCAGATTATCTTTTAAATCAAGATAACTACAGTAATATGAATGCAGTAAGTGATGCTGCAGGACTTGTAAGTGCTACGGCACAGACTGGTGCTGCAGCCGGAACATATAAAATATCTGTAGCTGATGTGGCAAAGAATGCAGTTATTGGTGGTTCATCTTCTTTAAACAGTCAGGTTAAAATAACAGATATTTCAAGCTGGGGAGGATCAGGAAAATCTATATCATTTGGTATAGAAGGGGTGGCTAATCCTGTTACTTTAGATTTATCTGGATTTACAGGAACAACAGGAGCTAGTTTAGTTTCATATATTAATCAAAAAATAGCTGCGGATCCAAGTTTAACGGGCAAAATGTCAACTTCTTATGTAGAGGATGGATCTAATAAATATATAAAATTTACACCATTAGATAATGATTCAAATATTGGAATAGTAAATGACACTGCTAATGGTCATCCAACTAACATAACTGATATGGATGGTTTAGTCAATAAGCAGTTAGTATCAGCTTCAACAAGTACAAAGTTAACTGATCTGGGTAGTGGATTAGATGGGAAAATTGCATTAAATTTAAATTACAATGGAAAAGAAGTATCTGTTCAAGTAGATAACAGCAGCAGTGGAAAAAATGGTTCAGCAACTGTGGGAGATTTGATTACAGCTATTAGCAGTGCTACTGGTGGAGCTGTAACAGGTAAGTTTGATGATACCACGGGAAATTTCACACTTCAAACTACAGCTACTGGAAGCATATCTAGCTTGAAAATAGAGGATTATTTATCAACTCATGGCCAGGCTGGAGATACGTCAAGTGAAACCACACCAGGTTTATTGGGTGCACTTGGTATGCCGGCAGATGCATTAGGAAAATCATATCAGGGAAGTGATGCTGAGGTTACAGTTACAGGAATCGATGGTCATTCAACTACTATGACTGAGTCCTCCAATAGTTTTACTGTAAATGGAATTAATTATAATGTAATTGGAAAAACTACAGATCCAGTAAGTATATCCGTAACTTCTGATACTACAAAGATATATGATAAAATTTCAAATTTTATTGATAAATATAACAAGGTAATGGATGAAATTCAAACTAAATTGACTGAGAAAAGTGATAATGATTATCCACCGCTTACAGATGCAAAAAAGAGCGCGATGAATAGTGATGATATAAAAAACTATGAAGCCAAGGCAAAGCAGGGAATTTTAAGAAACGATGAAGATTTGACAAACCTTATGTATAGTTTGAGATCAGCATTTTCTAATGTAGTTCAGGACGGAAATGGAAATAGTGCTGCATCTGTTGCATTTGGTCAATATGGAACTAATGCTATAGGAATAGATTTGTCTAATGATCCTGAGCAGCCAAATAAACTTGTTATTGCTGATAGTTCAAAATTAAGAGATGCTATAGCTAATCACGGTGATCAAGTTTTAAAATTGTTTGCAGGTACTTATAATTCAGCTTTAAACAATAGATATAATATAGCTGGTAATGATTTATCAGCCTGGAAAGGGGCAGGTAAAACTATAAATCTACAATCAAGCAGTGGAAATGTCGCAATAGATATGAGTGGATTCACGAGTGATTCTTTAAATGACTTAGAAACATATATTAATAATAAAATAAATGCAACATCTTTAAAGGGTATGGCATCTGTATCTACTTCAGTAGATGCTTCAGGAACAAAGCATATAAAATTTACTACATCAAGTGATATATCTATGTCAGCAACGGGTATATCAGATTTACCAACTTCTTCTACGAAAATGCTTTCGGATAAAGATGCAGAATTTAATCAGTCAGGTATATTCTCAAGAGTAAAGGGTATATTTGAAGATAATGTAGGTACGCTTGGTACGTCACTAAATAATGCCACATTAACGAAGTTTGCTAATTATCAAGATGATTTCAGTTTATATGGAGGTATAGGAAGTACCCTTCCTGATCAGATATACCAGAAACAACAGCAAATTAAGGATTTGACTGATCAGATGACTAATGACGAAAAAAAGTATTACGATCAATTTACAAGGCTTGAAGTTGTTATGCAGCAGTTGAATTCACAACAATCTGCCCTTTCCATGTATACTAGCGGCTAA
- a CDS encoding flagellar protein FliT, which yields MEESIEKIWKEYRDCTVNIINTVKQGNFDSLDSEMKMRQEILNKITSMKENKDCAKELYDELHISELEKELESLMKQKMLVIKKKLGSIIKNKRASTAYGGMGKGFATIFSKKI from the coding sequence ATGGAAGAATCTATAGAGAAAATATGGAAGGAGTATAGGGACTGTACTGTTAATATTATAAATACGGTAAAGCAGGGCAATTTTGATTCTTTGGATAGTGAAATGAAAATGAGGCAAGAAATTTTAAATAAAATAACTTCTATGAAAGAGAATAAAGATTGTGCTAAAGAATTATATGATGAACTTCATATTAGTGAACTTGAGAAAGAATTAGAATCACTTATGAAACAGAAAATGCTTGTAATTAAAAAGAAGTTGGGAAGTATAATTAAGAATAAAAGAGCTAGTACAGCCTATGGAGGTATGGGAAAAGGCTTTGCCACTATTTTTAGCAAGAAAATTTAA